The proteins below are encoded in one region of Stenotrophomonas bentonitica:
- a CDS encoding chemotaxis protein CheW — protein sequence MNTVGVLDDYLEELLGDAVPTASIAVVDVAEAAGVAEAIRAEFAAEPAFETPTSPGAPANLALLEELLNDPALGPVAVAATPAFDTPTSPGAPANLALLDELLNDPALGPVADASRPSWDDLPDEALHDSVPAVAATPAPAAPPAVAPPAPTAPPRAAAPVAAPIARAVPAPAPQPVARAAAPAPMAPTGRPSSWQELQAQARNPASSPRGDRRASERTSRWLRLRCGAQAYALELLKVQEVVLPVPLLPLRGTPSAMLGIMNLRGQVVPVMDLGIHLGAGPAQDDANTRIVVLEEDGETMGLRVSAVEDVANLTDSQIEPPDTARICQISNDLFRGVARVTAQPMILLDATQLLN from the coding sequence ATGAATACCGTGGGCGTGCTCGACGACTATCTGGAAGAACTGCTGGGCGACGCGGTGCCGACCGCAAGCATCGCCGTTGTCGATGTGGCCGAAGCCGCAGGCGTGGCCGAAGCGATCCGCGCGGAATTCGCTGCGGAGCCCGCGTTCGAGACCCCGACCTCGCCCGGCGCACCGGCAAACCTCGCCCTGCTCGAGGAACTGCTGAACGACCCGGCGCTTGGACCGGTGGCCGTTGCCGCTACGCCTGCCTTCGATACGCCCACCTCGCCCGGTGCGCCTGCCAACCTTGCGCTGCTCGACGAGCTGCTCAACGATCCCGCGTTGGGTCCCGTTGCGGACGCATCGCGCCCGAGCTGGGACGACCTGCCCGACGAAGCGCTCCACGACAGCGTGCCCGCCGTCGCAGCAACGCCTGCGCCTGCCGCTCCGCCTGCCGTTGCGCCACCCGCTCCGACTGCACCGCCCCGCGCTGCCGCACCGGTTGCTGCACCCATTGCACGCGCCGTCCCCGCGCCCGCTCCGCAACCGGTCGCCCGCGCCGCCGCACCGGCACCGATGGCACCGACCGGCCGCCCGAGCAGCTGGCAGGAACTGCAGGCCCAGGCCCGCAACCCCGCCTCCAGCCCGCGTGGCGACCGCCGCGCCAGCGAGCGCACCTCGCGCTGGCTGCGCCTGCGCTGCGGTGCCCAGGCGTATGCGCTGGAACTGCTGAAGGTGCAGGAAGTGGTGCTGCCGGTCCCGCTGCTGCCGCTGCGCGGCACCCCGTCGGCCATGCTCGGCATCATGAACCTGCGCGGCCAGGTCGTGCCGGTGATGGATCTCGGCATCCACCTGGGTGCCGGTCCGGCCCAGGACGACGCCAACACCCGCATCGTGGTGCTGGAAGAAGACGGCGAAACCATGGGCCTGCGCGTCTCGGCCGTGGAAGACGTCGCCAACCTGACCGATTCGCAGATCGAACCGCCGGA
- a CDS encoding ParA family protein, with protein MRIWAIANQKGGVGKTTTTLALGRGLATLGHRVLLIDLDPHSSLTRAFNVPLDPPPAGVLELFGTPPAELSTLAHASTVPGLDYICAQAALATLERRSANQPGLGLALQNAMTRHQGQHDYILLDCAPTLGLLMINALAAADRLIIPTQAEPLALHGLDGMVRTGEMVERSRRRPLPMSILPTLFDRRTRAGNETLKQMQDRHGQRVWEDAIPVDTRISNAAGLTLPLTSDDYPGRGLLAYRRALEWILADDAQQMERAA; from the coding sequence ATGCGTATCTGGGCAATCGCCAACCAGAAGGGCGGCGTGGGCAAGACCACCACGACCCTCGCGCTGGGCCGCGGCCTGGCCACGCTGGGCCACCGCGTCCTGCTGATCGACCTGGATCCGCATTCGTCGCTGACCCGCGCGTTCAACGTGCCGCTGGACCCGCCGCCGGCCGGCGTGCTGGAACTGTTCGGCACCCCGCCTGCTGAACTCAGCACCCTGGCACACGCCAGCACGGTGCCGGGCCTGGACTACATCTGCGCGCAGGCCGCGCTGGCCACGCTCGAACGCCGCAGCGCCAACCAGCCCGGCCTCGGCCTGGCCCTGCAGAACGCGATGACCCGCCACCAGGGCCAGCACGACTACATCCTGCTCGACTGCGCGCCGACCCTTGGCCTGCTGATGATCAACGCGCTGGCCGCCGCCGACCGCCTGATCATCCCGACCCAGGCCGAACCGCTGGCCCTGCACGGCCTGGACGGCATGGTCCGCACCGGTGAGATGGTCGAGCGCTCGCGCCGCCGTCCGCTGCCGATGTCGATCCTGCCGACCCTGTTCGACCGCCGCACCCGTGCCGGCAACGAAACCCTCAAGCAGATGCAGGACCGCCACGGCCAACGCGTGTGGGAAGACGCGATCCCGGTCGACACCCGCATCTCCAACGCCGCCGGCCTGACCCTGCCGCTGACCTCGGACGATTACCCCGGCCGCGGCCTGCTGGCCTACCGCCGCGCGCTGGAATGGATCCTGGCCGACGACGCGCAGCAGATGGAGCGCGCGGCATGA
- the motD gene encoding flagellar motor protein MotD has translation MARRKAHEEHANHEAWAIPYADLMTLLLAFFVVMYAISSVNEGKYRVMADALTTAFGGAPRTINPVQVGNQQVQGGGWDSPSVIKAGNRVGPSAPSPSNDPTLLPAMASQMRMPVSVHNQEQLQRAERQLNGIADRLTATLAPLIDRGMITVRRTELWIEVEINSDILFTTGSATLDVHARDTLSSLAQVLHDAPNGVRVEGHTDDVPIATALFPSNWELSAARAASVVHLFADQGVQPARLAMVGYGQFRPREDNASAQGRNRNRRVNVIILADTAQGVDPLGPQLTADAAPATTPAPAPAPPALSPVSPLAPVQLPPVPAGSRVGAAVPPAMKE, from the coding sequence ATGGCCCGGCGCAAGGCCCACGAAGAGCATGCCAACCATGAGGCCTGGGCGATTCCCTACGCCGACCTCATGACGCTGCTGCTTGCCTTCTTCGTGGTGATGTACGCCATCTCCTCGGTCAACGAAGGCAAGTACCGGGTCATGGCCGACGCGCTGACCACCGCCTTCGGCGGCGCGCCGCGCACCATCAATCCGGTACAGGTCGGCAACCAGCAGGTCCAGGGCGGCGGCTGGGACAGCCCCTCGGTGATCAAGGCCGGCAACCGGGTCGGCCCGTCCGCACCCTCGCCGAGCAACGACCCCACCCTGCTGCCGGCGATGGCCTCGCAGATGCGCATGCCGGTCTCGGTGCACAACCAGGAACAGCTGCAGCGCGCCGAGCGCCAGCTCAACGGCATCGCCGACCGTCTCACCGCCACGCTCGCGCCGCTGATCGATCGCGGCATGATCACCGTGCGCCGTACCGAGCTGTGGATCGAAGTGGAGATCAACAGCGACATCCTGTTCACCACCGGCTCGGCCACGCTCGACGTGCATGCGCGCGACACCTTGTCTTCGCTCGCCCAGGTGCTGCACGACGCGCCCAACGGCGTGCGCGTGGAAGGCCATACGGACGACGTGCCGATCGCCACCGCGCTGTTCCCCTCCAACTGGGAACTCTCGGCCGCGCGCGCGGCCAGCGTGGTGCACCTGTTCGCCGACCAGGGCGTGCAGCCGGCGCGGCTGGCGATGGTCGGCTACGGCCAGTTCCGCCCGCGCGAGGACAACGCCAGCGCGCAGGGACGCAACCGCAACCGCCGGGTGAATGTGATCATCCTCGCCGACACCGCGCAGGGCGTGGACCCGCTGGGCCCGCAGCTCACCGCCGACGCCGCACCCGCCACCACACCGGCACCCGCACCGGCGCCGCCGGCGCTTTCCCCTGTTTCCCCCCTCGCCCCGGTGCAGCTGCCACCGGTGCCGGCCGGCAGCCGAGTTGGCGCCGCCGTTCCCCCCGCAATGAAGGAGTGA
- a CDS encoding flagellar motor protein, giving the protein MDRLSLIGLFLALASLVGGSILKGAGLASLWSPAAFVIVIVGTLASILLHTSPAVFKHAFKIVSWIVHPPSTDRSDLIRQIVEWSNIARRQGLLGLETQVEAQDDPFLRKGLQLLVDGVEPETIRHMLEIELSSQESRDLAASKVFEGMGIYAPTLGIIGAVLGLIAVMKNLADPSKLGHGIAAAFTATIYGIASANLLFLPVSAKLKSVIHHNSRDREMIIEGLISIAQGENPRNIETNLSGFLH; this is encoded by the coding sequence ATGGACAGACTCAGCCTCATCGGACTTTTCCTCGCCCTGGCCTCCCTGGTCGGCGGCAGCATCCTCAAGGGTGCCGGGCTGGCGTCGCTGTGGTCTCCCGCTGCCTTCGTCATCGTCATCGTCGGCACGCTCGCCTCGATCCTGCTGCACACCTCCCCGGCCGTGTTCAAGCACGCCTTCAAGATCGTCAGCTGGATCGTGCACCCGCCGAGCACCGACCGCAGCGACCTGATCCGCCAGATCGTGGAATGGAGCAACATCGCCCGCCGCCAGGGCCTGCTCGGCCTGGAAACCCAGGTCGAGGCCCAGGACGACCCGTTCCTGCGCAAGGGCCTGCAGCTGCTGGTCGACGGCGTCGAACCGGAAACCATCCGGCACATGCTGGAGATCGAACTGAGCAGCCAGGAAAGCCGCGACCTCGCCGCCTCCAAGGTGTTCGAAGGCATGGGCATCTATGCCCCGACCCTGGGCATCATCGGCGCCGTGCTCGGCCTGATCGCGGTGATGAAGAACCTGGCCGACCCAAGCAAGCTCGGCCACGGCATCGCCGCCGCGTTCACCGCCACCATCTACGGCATCGCCTCGGCCAACCTGCTGTTCCTGCCGGTCTCGGCCAAGCTCAAGAGCGTCATCCACCACAACAGCCGCGACCGCGAGATGATCATCGAAGGCCTGATCTCGATCGCGCAGGGCGAGAACCCGCGCAACATCGAAACCAACCTGTCCGGGTTCCTGCACTGA
- a CDS encoding chemotaxis protein CheA: MSAVPDDIAADFILEAQEILDRLGEQLVSLEQSPQDSDQLNAVFRGFHTLKGGAGFLGIQAMVELCHAAEETLGMARSGQAVLQAHHFDAGQQSLDYLQSMLDSVSAGTEPGYAPPELISQFDVNGPAVPAPVAAAVPANGDLITDDEFEALLDTLHGGAAPTAVTPTKKVDDGLIGEDEFEALLDQLHGGAAPGTVQAAVPAPAPAPRPVAAPAPAKPAANKPVAEAEHTVRVDTKRLDAIVNLIGELVLSRNRLKTLRARLHDEELDRAVSTLDIATARLQSAVMRTRMQPVGKVFSRFPKVARDVARNLKKEVELELIGAETELDRNLVEALADPLVHLVRNAIDHGIEMPELREAQGKPRSGNVRLSAQQEGDYVSIEVQDDGAGIDPERLRAKAREKGLIDPEAAARLSSEECLHLVFLPGFSTKQEVTDISGRGVGMDVVQSRIRELSGQIQIQSELGRGSRFLIRVPLTLAILPTLLVQAGEDVYALPLARVMEVLHAPNTSLGWFDGRAVLDRKSHTLPLVDLRHWLAVEPTASPLLTIVVLQAGEARFGLVVDQVRGREEVVIKPLPKALRGLRGYAGATLIGDGRMSLILDVDGLR, translated from the coding sequence ATGAGTGCTGTTCCAGACGACATTGCCGCCGACTTCATCCTCGAGGCCCAGGAAATCCTGGATCGCCTCGGCGAACAGCTGGTGTCGCTGGAGCAGTCGCCCCAGGACAGCGACCAGCTCAACGCGGTGTTCCGCGGCTTCCACACGCTCAAGGGCGGTGCCGGCTTCCTCGGCATCCAGGCGATGGTGGAACTGTGCCACGCCGCGGAAGAGACCCTGGGCATGGCCCGCTCCGGGCAGGCGGTGCTGCAGGCGCACCACTTCGATGCCGGCCAGCAGTCGCTGGACTACCTGCAGTCGATGCTGGATTCGGTGTCGGCCGGTACCGAGCCGGGCTATGCGCCGCCGGAATTGATCTCGCAGTTCGACGTCAACGGTCCGGCCGTGCCTGCGCCGGTGGCGGCCGCGGTGCCGGCCAACGGTGACCTGATCACCGACGACGAGTTCGAAGCGCTGCTGGACACCCTGCACGGTGGCGCCGCGCCGACCGCCGTGACGCCCACGAAAAAGGTCGACGACGGACTGATCGGCGAAGACGAATTCGAAGCACTGCTCGACCAGCTGCACGGTGGCGCCGCCCCCGGCACAGTGCAGGCGGCTGTTCCCGCACCGGCGCCCGCGCCGCGCCCGGTCGCCGCCCCGGCCCCGGCCAAGCCGGCTGCCAACAAGCCGGTGGCCGAAGCCGAGCACACCGTGCGCGTGGACACCAAGCGCCTGGATGCCATCGTCAACCTGATCGGCGAACTGGTGCTCTCGCGCAACCGGCTCAAGACCCTGCGCGCGCGCCTGCATGACGAAGAGCTGGACCGTGCGGTGTCGACCCTGGACATCGCCACCGCGCGCCTGCAGTCGGCGGTGATGCGCACCCGCATGCAGCCGGTGGGTAAGGTGTTCTCGCGCTTCCCCAAGGTCGCCCGCGACGTCGCCCGGAACCTCAAGAAGGAAGTGGAGCTGGAGCTGATCGGCGCGGAAACCGAGCTGGACCGCAACCTGGTCGAAGCGCTGGCCGACCCGCTGGTGCACCTGGTGCGCAACGCGATCGACCACGGCATCGAAATGCCCGAACTGCGCGAAGCACAGGGCAAGCCCCGCAGCGGCAACGTGCGGCTGTCGGCGCAGCAGGAAGGCGACTACGTCAGCATTGAAGTGCAGGACGACGGCGCCGGCATCGACCCGGAGCGCCTGCGCGCCAAGGCCCGCGAGAAGGGGTTGATCGACCCCGAAGCAGCGGCCCGACTGAGCAGCGAGGAATGCCTGCACCTCGTGTTCCTGCCCGGCTTCTCCACCAAGCAGGAAGTCACCGATATCTCCGGCCGTGGCGTCGGCATGGACGTGGTGCAGTCGCGCATCCGCGAACTGAGCGGCCAGATCCAGATCCAGTCCGAACTCGGTCGCGGCAGCCGCTTCCTGATCCGGGTGCCGCTGACCCTGGCGATCCTGCCGACCCTGCTGGTGCAGGCGGGCGAAGACGTGTATGCGCTGCCGCTGGCGCGCGTGATGGAAGTGCTGCACGCCCCCAACACCTCGCTCGGCTGGTTCGACGGTCGCGCGGTGCTGGACCGCAAGTCGCACACCCTGCCGCTGGTCGACCTCCGCCACTGGCTGGCGGTGGAGCCGACCGCTTCGCCGCTGCTCACCATCGTGGTGCTGCAGGCAGGTGAAGCACGCTTCGGCCTGGTGGTCGACCAGGTGCGCGGCCGCGAGGAAGTGGTGATCAAGCCGCTGCCCAAGGCACTGCGCGGCCTGCGCGGCTACGCCGGCGCCACCCTGATCGGCGACGGCCGCATGTCATTGATCCTGGACGTAGACGGTCTGCGGTAA
- a CDS encoding protein phosphatase CheZ, giving the protein METLRDKSALVQRLQDALAALESGDEAGWRREIDALAALRTQPMMAGLNRLARELGQALGELPTLPSEAGELDDACARLDHVVAMTEQATHRTLDLAEECRALTEQLRANGLSPDQDVQLERIRHNLTEIALTQSYQDLTGQIIRRVVGIVRRVHEGFGALGLPPPDETTSKRDNGLAGPAVTGLDRHQVSQVDADDLLSDLGL; this is encoded by the coding sequence ATGGAAACCCTTCGCGACAAATCGGCGCTGGTGCAGCGCCTGCAGGACGCCCTTGCCGCGCTGGAAAGTGGCGACGAAGCCGGCTGGCGCCGGGAAATCGACGCCCTGGCCGCGCTGCGCACCCAGCCGATGATGGCCGGTCTGAACCGGCTGGCCCGCGAACTGGGCCAGGCACTGGGCGAACTGCCCACCCTGCCCAGCGAAGCCGGCGAGCTGGACGACGCCTGCGCGCGCCTGGACCACGTGGTGGCGATGACCGAACAGGCCACCCACCGCACCCTGGACCTGGCCGAAGAATGCCGGGCGCTGACCGAGCAGCTGCGCGCCAACGGGCTGAGCCCGGACCAGGACGTGCAGCTGGAACGGATCCGCCACAACCTCACCGAGATCGCGCTCACCCAGAGCTACCAGGATCTCACCGGGCAGATCATCCGCCGCGTGGTCGGCATCGTGCGCCGCGTGCACGAAGGCTTCGGCGCGCTCGGCCTGCCGCCGCCGGACGAGACCACCAGCAAGCGCGACAACGGCCTGGCCGGCCCGGCCGTGACCGGGTTGGACCGCCACCAGGTGTCGCAGGTCGACGCCGACGACCTGCTTTCCGATTTGGGGCTTTGA
- the cheY gene encoding chemotaxis response regulator CheY, translated as MNKNMRILIVDDFSTMRRIVKNLLGDLGFTNTAEAEDGHAALALLQSQPFDFVVTDWNMPVMTGIDLLKAIRADAKLKTLPVLMVTAEAKREQIIEAAQSGVNGYIIKPFTAQTLEEKLGKIFERLAASA; from the coding sequence TTGAACAAGAACATGCGTATCCTGATCGTCGACGACTTCTCGACCATGCGTCGTATCGTCAAGAACCTGCTGGGCGATCTGGGCTTCACCAATACGGCCGAAGCCGAGGACGGGCATGCCGCGCTGGCCCTGCTGCAGAGCCAGCCGTTCGATTTCGTGGTCACCGACTGGAACATGCCGGTGATGACCGGCATCGACCTGCTCAAGGCGATCCGCGCCGACGCCAAGCTCAAGACCCTGCCGGTGCTGATGGTCACCGCCGAAGCCAAGCGCGAGCAGATCATCGAAGCCGCGCAGTCCGGCGTGAACGGCTACATCATCAAGCCGTTCACCGCACAGACCCTGGAAGAAAAGCTCGGCAAGATCTTCGAGCGCCTGGCGGCGAGCGCCTGA
- a CDS encoding RNA polymerase sigma factor FliA — protein MKGAAHYKEVQRAAANECIAQHSDLVRRIAHHLAARLPASVEVDDLIQAGMMGLIEASRSYDADQGASFETYASIRIRGSMIDEIRRGDWVPRSVHRRARDAASTIRRLEQSTGRAASATEVAAAMDMPLPDYLRLMEDAARGQVLSLESRIEDQGELDTVAQGGPTPQQVLERGEFGRELGNAIGLLPEREQLVLSLYYEQELNLKEIGAVLGVSESRVCQIHGQAVLRLRGRLKIFEAADAGLENN, from the coding sequence ATGAAAGGCGCCGCACACTACAAGGAGGTGCAACGCGCCGCCGCCAACGAGTGCATTGCCCAGCACTCGGACCTGGTCCGGCGCATTGCCCACCACCTGGCCGCGCGCCTGCCGGCCAGCGTTGAAGTGGACGACCTGATCCAGGCCGGCATGATGGGCCTGATCGAGGCCTCGCGCAGCTACGACGCCGACCAGGGCGCCTCGTTCGAAACCTACGCCTCGATCCGCATCCGCGGGTCGATGATCGACGAGATCCGCCGTGGCGACTGGGTGCCGCGTTCGGTGCACCGCCGTGCGCGCGACGCCGCCTCCACCATCCGCCGCCTGGAGCAGAGCACCGGCCGCGCAGCCAGCGCCACCGAAGTGGCCGCCGCGATGGACATGCCGCTGCCGGATTACCTGCGCCTGATGGAAGACGCCGCGCGCGGCCAGGTGCTGAGCCTGGAGTCGCGGATCGAAGACCAGGGCGAGCTGGACACCGTGGCCCAGGGCGGCCCGACCCCGCAGCAGGTGCTGGAGCGCGGCGAGTTCGGCCGCGAGCTGGGCAACGCGATCGGCCTGCTGCCCGAGCGCGAACAGCTGGTGCTGTCGCTGTACTACGAGCAGGAACTGAACCTGAAAGAGATCGGCGCGGTGCTCGGGGTCAGCGAGTCGCGCGTCTGCCAGATCCATGGCCAGGCAGTGCTGCGCCTGCGTGGCCGACTGAAGATCTTCGAGGCGGCCGACGCCGGCCTCGAGAACAACTGA
- a CDS encoding MinD/ParA family ATP-binding protein, translating to MPSREYENLTRTFPLSATRSQPLGPVRTIAVTGGKGGVGKTNVSANLAVALAGMGKRTLLLDADLGLANIDVILGLQPKLTLADLVAGRCTLDEVILEGPNGVLVVPAASGRRHMAELQPAEHVGLVNVFSELERELDFMVVDTAAGITDGVLTFCQAAQDTVVVVCDEPASITDAYALIKVLSRERGVDRIQVVANMVRDPNEGRVLYEKLSRVCEKFLADVSLNYLGCVPQDDWLRLSVQRQQPVVKAYPSSPAAQAMAEIARRTARWQAPTEPRGGVEFFLERILKQRGVAA from the coding sequence ATGCCGTCGCGTGAGTACGAAAACCTGACCAGGACCTTCCCGCTGTCGGCTACCCGCAGCCAGCCGCTGGGCCCGGTGCGCACCATCGCCGTCACCGGCGGCAAGGGCGGCGTGGGCAAGACCAATGTCTCGGCCAACCTGGCCGTGGCGCTGGCCGGCATGGGCAAGCGCACGCTGCTGCTGGACGCCGACCTGGGCCTGGCCAACATCGACGTGATCCTGGGCCTGCAGCCCAAGCTGACCCTGGCCGACCTGGTCGCCGGGCGCTGCACGCTGGACGAGGTGATCCTGGAAGGCCCCAACGGCGTGCTGGTGGTCCCGGCCGCGTCCGGTCGCCGGCACATGGCCGAACTGCAGCCGGCCGAGCACGTGGGCCTGGTCAACGTGTTCTCCGAACTGGAACGCGAACTGGACTTCATGGTGGTCGACACCGCCGCCGGCATCACCGACGGCGTGCTGACCTTCTGCCAGGCCGCGCAGGACACCGTGGTGGTGGTCTGTGACGAACCGGCCTCGATCACCGACGCCTACGCACTGATCAAGGTGCTCTCGCGCGAGCGCGGCGTGGACCGCATCCAGGTCGTGGCCAACATGGTGCGCGACCCGAATGAGGGCCGCGTGCTGTACGAAAAGCTGAGCCGGGTCTGCGAGAAGTTCCTGGCCGACGTCTCGCTCAACTACCTGGGCTGCGTGCCGCAGGACGACTGGCTGCGCCTGTCGGTGCAGCGCCAGCAGCCGGTGGTGAAGGCCTACCCGTCCAGCCCGGCCGCGCAGGCGATGGCCGAGATCGCCCGCCGCACCGCCCGCTGGCAGGCCCCCACCGAACCGCGTGGCGGGGTCGAGTTCTTCCTGGAACGCATCCTCAAGCAACGCGGGGTGGCCGCATGA
- the flhF gene encoding flagellar biosynthesis protein FlhF, giving the protein MKIKRFVAPDMRSAMNLVRKEHGPDAVILSNRRIEEGVEIVAAANYDEGAVQRALEAARKDVAPPPPAPRPRNAADAVIAAVTRRKAPVAAPEPVAATTSAVAALARAAVGATGRTLDTANEIVPPPGSPGFAATLARAAVAPSRTLDVLPEQIFAPFNVEQAAAHAAHSDAALAARPEVAPGSARPMIEDAPSPVRATPAPSNRARFIIDPPQDDAPLFEMHAPPGRSVPPQLPQMPAQQMQRAAFDAPIAPLWETVPVVPAAASERFDIDDSAVFVPPAPMAMIETAPVAPVAPVVPAAPMMIAAPALPPMQAANEPTAPAEVAEAVVAPAPEPAAAAPADAPAPAPVTLVRDDEELRQLRHEVAGMRHVIEREMNRFTDERLRGSPVRAAALDLMDEYGFDAGICRDVALQIPLDTEAHRGRGLMLGLLSKKLPIAPVDPLEAGGVIALVGPTGAGKTTTIAKLASRFAEAHAARDVALVTTDTARIGAREQLYGFGRQLGIAVHEANSGSDLAQLLERLKDYKLVLIDTAGLGPRDRALAAQLQWLRASEQIRTLLVLPANTSFGDMDEVVRRFSAANPQGVVLSKLDETGRFGTALSVAVDHRLPITWVTDGQDVPEDLHRASAANLVLRLEDLRRAADMPCNPELNHAVA; this is encoded by the coding sequence ATGAAAATCAAACGCTTCGTCGCTCCCGATATGCGCTCGGCCATGAACCTGGTGCGCAAGGAACACGGTCCCGATGCGGTGATCCTGTCCAATCGCCGGATCGAGGAAGGCGTTGAGATCGTGGCCGCGGCGAACTATGACGAAGGCGCGGTGCAGCGCGCACTGGAAGCCGCGCGCAAGGACGTCGCCCCGCCGCCGCCGGCCCCGCGCCCGCGCAACGCCGCCGACGCGGTGATCGCCGCCGTCACCCGCCGCAAGGCCCCGGTGGCCGCGCCGGAACCGGTGGCCGCCACCACCTCGGCCGTCGCCGCGCTGGCCCGCGCCGCCGTCGGCGCCACCGGTCGCACCCTGGACACCGCCAACGAAATCGTGCCGCCGCCGGGCAGCCCCGGTTTCGCCGCGACCCTGGCCCGCGCTGCGGTTGCACCGAGCCGCACCCTGGACGTGCTGCCGGAACAGATCTTCGCGCCGTTCAATGTCGAACAGGCCGCCGCCCACGCTGCCCACTCCGACGCTGCTCTCGCTGCCCGCCCCGAAGTAGCGCCGGGCTCTGCCCGGCCAATGATCGAAGACGCACCCTCCCCGGTCCGCGCCACCCCGGCCCCGTCCAACCGCGCCCGCTTCATCATCGACCCGCCGCAGGACGACGCCCCGCTGTTCGAAATGCACGCCCCGCCCGGCCGCAGCGTGCCGCCGCAGCTGCCGCAGATGCCGGCGCAGCAGATGCAGCGCGCCGCGTTCGACGCGCCGATCGCCCCGCTGTGGGAAACCGTGCCGGTGGTCCCGGCAGCGGCCAGCGAACGCTTCGACATCGATGATTCGGCCGTGTTCGTGCCGCCGGCACCGATGGCGATGATCGAGACCGCTCCGGTTGCGCCGGTCGCACCGGTCGTCCCGGCCGCGCCGATGATGATCGCCGCCCCGGCACTGCCGCCGATGCAGGCCGCCAACGAACCGACGGCCCCCGCCGAAGTCGCCGAAGCCGTCGTGGCGCCCGCCCCGGAACCGGCTGCCGCTGCACCGGCTGACGCCCCGGCGCCGGCGCCGGTCACCCTGGTCCGCGACGACGAGGAACTGCGCCAGCTGCGCCATGAAGTGGCCGGCATGCGCCACGTGATCGAGCGCGAAATGAACCGGTTCACCGACGAACGCCTGCGCGGCTCGCCGGTGCGTGCCGCCGCGCTCGACCTGATGGACGAGTACGGCTTCGACGCCGGCATCTGCCGCGACGTCGCCCTGCAGATCCCGCTCGACACCGAAGCCCACCGTGGCCGCGGCCTGATGCTGGGCCTGCTCTCCAAGAAGCTGCCGATCGCCCCGGTCGACCCGCTCGAGGCCGGCGGCGTGATCGCCCTGGTCGGCCCGACCGGTGCCGGCAAGACCACCACCATCGCCAAGCTGGCCTCGCGCTTCGCCGAAGCGCATGCCGCCCGCGACGTGGCCCTGGTCACCACCGACACCGCCCGCATCGGCGCCCGCGAACAGCTGTACGGCTTCGGCCGCCAGCTCGGCATCGCGGTCCACGAAGCCAACAGCGGCAGCGACCTGGCCCAGCTGCTGGAGCGCCTGAAGGACTACAAGCTGGTGCTGATCGACACCGCCGGGCTGGGCCCGCGCGACCGCGCCCTGGCCGCGCAGCTGCAGTGGCTGCGCGCCTCCGAGCAGATCCGCACCCTGCTGGTGCTGCCGGCCAACACCAGCTTCGGCGACATGGACGAAGTGGTCCGCCGCTTCAGCGCCGCCAACCCGCAGGGCGTGGTGCTGAGCAAGCTGGACGAGACCGGCCGCTTCGGTACCGCCCTGTCGGTGGCGGTCGACCACCGCCTGCCGATCACCTGGGTCACCGACGGCCAGGACGTTCCCGAAGACCTGCACCGGGCCAGTGCCGCCAATCTTGTACTTCGCCTTGAAGATTTGCGCCGCGCGGCCGATATGCCCTGCAACCCGGAGTTGAACCATGCCGTCGCGTGA